One window of the Sebastes umbrosus isolate fSebUmb1 chromosome 1, fSebUmb1.pri, whole genome shotgun sequence genome contains the following:
- the soat2 gene encoding sterol O-acyltransferase 2: MTTAETPNRLWQRNIKPRHSDEISGHDGDHNNVQEEEDLRQWQKHAQKLKVKVLEQVQDQLSDLLDIALTESVQPFTRIQPTTNGKTTKGPSSRSQRKDDGKVFVDRPSMLDELFEISHIRTIYHMFIAVLLIFFLSTLAVDYIDQGRLVLEFDLMFFAFGKPGTVAWAWVVMFVYTLLVPYYTLVVWGSLYHSFPSKLGLSLGTILVLSVVQICVLGMFPIHVAVHYQLPPASRLIVILEQIRFLMKSYSFMRETAPVIMKNTPKEGESPRFPTLSSYLYFLFCPTLIYRESYPRNTHIRWKYVGVTLGMLLGCLFYSNFILVRLCVPVFRPETNQPFSKRNMILSVFNSILPGIMLLLLCFFAFLHCWLNLFGELLRFADRMFYKDWWNSTSFTNYYRTWNIVVHDWLYYYGYRDFLWLSNRKFRTAAMFFVFIVSAVVHEYALAIAFGFFYPVLFCLFAFFGVMFNFTMNDKRQSPVFNVIMWTCLFLGQGVQVCLYCQEWYAQIHCPRTGNGFWEMVTPRSWSCNSQR; encoded by the exons ATGACAACTGCGGAGACACCTAACAGACTGTGGCAACGAAACATCAAGCCCCGTCACTCAGATGAGATCTCTGGTCATG ATGGAGACCATAATAatgtacaagaagaagaagatctaAGACAGTGGCAGAAACATGCACAG AAGTTGAAGGTGAAAGTCCTGGAGCAGGTCCAGGATCAGCTCAGTGATTTACTAGACATAGCTCTGACTGAGTCCGTCCAGCCTTTTACCCGAATACAGCCAACAACTAATGGAAAGACGACAAAAGGTCCCTCATCCAG atCTCAGAGAAAGGATGACGGCAAAGTGTTTGTGGACAGGCCATCGATGTTGGA tgAACTATTTGAAATCAGCCACATCAGGACCATCTACCACATGTTCATCGCCGTactcctcatcttcttcctgAGCACGCTGGCTGTGGACTACATCGACCAGGGCAG GCTGGTCTTGGAGTTCGACTTGATGTTCTTTGCCTTTGGGAAGCCAGGGACGGTCGCCTGGGCCTGGGTTGTGATGTTTGTTTACACCCTGCTTGTTCCCTACTACACCCTAGTGGTCTGGGGATCTTTGTATCACAGCTTCCCCTCTAAACTGGGCCTGTCTCTCGGCACGATCCTGGTCCTCTCTGTAGTGCAGATCTGCGTACTGGGGATGTTCCCAATCCACGTGGCTGTGCACTACCAGCTGCCACCAGCCTCACGGTTGATTGTGATACTGGAGCAG ATTCGATTCCTGATGAAGAGCTACTCGTTCATGAGAGAAACCGCTCCTGTTATTATGAAGAATACACCAAAGGAAG GAGAAAGTCCCAGATTCCCAACACTTTCCAGCTATCTGTACTTCCTCTTCTGTCCAACACTCATCTACAGGGAGTCATATCCTCG GAATACCCACATAAGATGGAAGTATGTTGGCGTCACGCTTGGTATG CTCTTAGGATGCCTGTTTTACAGCAACTTCATCCTGGTCCGCCTCTGTGTGCCCGTCTTCAGACCGGAGACCAACCAGCCTTTCAGTAAACGAAACATGATTCTGTCTGTGTTCAACTCTATATTACCAG GTATAATGCTCCTTCTGTTGTGTTTCTTTGCCTTCCTGCACTGCTGGCTCAACCTCTTCGGGGAGCTGCTGCGTTTCGCTGACAGGATGTTTTACAAG GACTGGTGGAACTCGACGTCTTTCACCAACTATTACCGAACCTGGAATATAGTGGTTCACGACTGGCTCTATTACTACGGATACAGAGACTTCCTCTGG CTGTCGAACAGGAAATTCCGAACAGCTGCCATGTTCTTCGTGTTCATCGTCTCTGCCGTCGTGCATGAGTACGCCTTGGCCATAGCCTTCGGCTTCTTCTATCCCGTCTTGTTCTGTCTCTTCGCCTTCTTTGGAG TGATGTTCAACTTTACCATGAATGACAAGCGGCAGAGCCCCGTGTTCAACGTCATCATGTGGACGTGTCTCTTCCTGGGTCAGGGTGTCCAGGTGTGTCTGTACTGCCAGGAGTGGTACGCTCAGATACACTGCCCTCGGACAGGG AATGGCTTCTGGGAGATGGTGACACCTCGATCGTGGTCCTGCAACTCCCAGAGATGA